Proteins found in one Sporosarcina jeotgali genomic segment:
- a CDS encoding nuclease-related domain-containing protein has product MIYKHRTKPRLLRGLLALEKRLSTTHKKYEFIQNELYKIRAGYGGEQEYDRYMKEVRTDYPHAILHDLSLQHEGVHFQIDSLFITPNSIIISEIKNIADKIIIKANPTQFMKQLPDGTRLLFRSPIAEVERKIQFLEKWLASKNVHVKVKGLIVFAYNNEMHIEEKPSMEVITAYEAPTYFRSLIQEAKLLGSQDIAKIAKALAHGHKEYNPYPVTARFKIDERDIMGGVFCSECEIQTIMRWSDLRWHCQVCGLREIGSHQNAVLDWFMLMSGPLTNRKFCEFTGITNRHTAKRMLARSDIQMLGRGRGSRYTTLT; this is encoded by the coding sequence AGTTCATCCAGAATGAGCTGTATAAAATCCGTGCCGGCTATGGAGGTGAACAAGAATACGATCGCTACATGAAAGAAGTCCGCACTGACTATCCGCACGCCATACTCCACGATCTATCCCTACAACACGAAGGCGTCCATTTTCAAATCGATTCGCTTTTCATCACACCAAACTCCATTATCATTTCGGAAATTAAAAACATTGCAGACAAGATTATCATCAAAGCCAATCCCACTCAATTCATGAAACAGTTACCTGACGGAACGCGATTGCTATTCCGAAGTCCCATTGCCGAAGTGGAACGCAAAATTCAGTTTCTCGAAAAGTGGTTAGCTAGCAAGAATGTACATGTGAAAGTGAAGGGGCTCATTGTATTTGCGTATAATAATGAAATGCATATTGAAGAAAAGCCATCTATGGAAGTAATTACAGCCTATGAGGCACCTACTTATTTTCGATCGTTAATCCAAGAAGCCAAGTTATTAGGGAGCCAAGACATTGCAAAAATTGCAAAGGCGCTAGCGCATGGACATAAAGAGTATAATCCATATCCAGTAACTGCTCGATTTAAGATTGACGAACGGGATATCATGGGAGGGGTATTTTGTTCAGAATGTGAAATTCAAACGATTATGAGATGGTCTGACTTGAGGTGGCATTGCCAAGTCTGCGGATTACGAGAAATTGGGAGTCATCAAAATGCGGTACTAGACTGGTTCATGCTAATGTCAGGTCCTTTGACCAATCGAAAGTTTTGTGAGTTTACCGGGATAACCAATCGCCACACGGCAAAAAGAATGTTAGCCCGATCAGATATTCAAATGCTAGGAAGGGGGCGGGGCAGTCGTTACACGACATTAACTTAG